The genomic stretch CTCGATGACGTTCTCCAGCTCCCGCACGTTGCCTGGCCAGGGGTGGCTGACCAGAAGCTCCAGGGCCTCCCGGGACAGGGTGACGTGCCGGTGGTTCCGCTGGTTGCTGCGGGCCAGAAAATGCTCGATGAGCAGCGGGATGTCCTGCCGCCGCTCCCGCAGAGGCGGCAGGATCACCGGCACCACGTGCAGCCGGTAGTAGAGATCCCCCCGGAACCGCCCCTCCGCTGCTGCCTGATGGAGATCCTGGTTGGTGGCCGCGATGATGCGCACGTCCACCTCGATGGTGCGCGTGCCGCCCAGACGCTCGAACTGCCGCTCCTGGAGCACCCTGAGGAGCTTGGCCTGCAGGGCCAACGGCAGCTCCCCCACCTCGTCGAGAAACAGGGTGCCGCCGTCGGCCAGCTCGAAGCGGCCCTTCTTGGGCGCCACCGCGCCGGTGAAGGCCCCCTTCTCGTGGCCCAGGAGCTCACTTTCCAGGAGGGTCTCCGGCAAGGCCGCGCAGTTGACCTTGATGAAAGGCCCGTGGCGGCGGGGGCTGCCGGTGTGGATGGCCCGGGCCACCAGCTCCTTGCCGGTACCGGACTCGCCGAGGATGAGCACCGTGGCGGCGCTGGCCGCCACCTTGGCGATGGTGCGGAACACCTCCTCCATGATCTTGCTCTGGCCGATGATGCGGCTGCCCTGGAAACGGTCGGCCAGCTCGGCCTTCAAGGTGGCGTTCTCCTCCACCAGCCGCTCGTGGCGGGAGCTGATCGCCTGATGGAGGTTCAGGAACTGGGCGATGAGGGTGGCCACCACGGTCAGGAAGCGGATGTCTTCGGAGAACGAGACCTCGGCGCCGAAGAGGCGATCCACGGTCAGGACCCCCACCGGCTCCTGGCGCAGGAGCACCGGCACGCCGAGAAAGGAGATCTCGCCCTTGGGCAGCAGGGTACGGGCGCCGGTCCGGTTCAGGAACAGGGGCTCCCGGGAGATGTCCGGCACCACGAAAGGCTCGGCGGTGCGGAAGACCTTGCCGATAACCCCCTCGTCCAGGCCGTAGACGCCCCGGCTGGCCTCCTGATCGGTGAGGCCATGGCTGGCCCGGATGGCGAGCCGGCGGCCGCCCTCCTCCAGCAGCACCAGGGTGGCCCGCTCCATGCGCAGGGTGTCGTGGAGGATCCCCAGAATGGCGGCCAGGGCCCGCTCCAGATCCAGGGCCGAGCCGATGAGCTGGGCGATCTCGTAGAGGGCTTTGAGCTCCAGCTGTTCGGTTCCGGTTCGGCTTGGCATCGCTCCTCCTGTGGTCGGACTGCCCTGACCCCTGCCCTGGCAAAAAGCAATTGCCGTGCCCGGCATCCGTCCCCCTCCTTCTGCCGAAAATGGCGCCAAGGCTCCCCCTTTGTCGCCTTCCCCACCAGGACCTCCCTGGGCCCGGACCCCATACCGCCGCCGCCCATACAATTTTCTTCAACAATACCCATCAGATAAGGGAAAAGCTTCGCGCGGGCCCGGCAGGCTGGCATCGGCCTTGCGATAACGATCCGGTCAAGTCCAACCAGCTGCCCCGAGCAGCACATCACATTATCGTTAAGGAGGTTGACAGATGCGTAAGGTAGCCATCTACGGCAAGGGCGGGATTGGCAAGTCGACGACCACACAGAACACCGTGGCCGGGCTGGTGGAGATGGGCAAGAAGGTCATGGTGGTCGGCTGCGACCCCAAGGCCGACTCCACCCGGCTGCTCCTGGGCGGCCTCGCCCAGAAGTCGGTGCTGGACACCCTCCGGGAGGAGGGGGAGGACGTGGAGCTGGATGACATCCGGAAGGTCGGCTTCGGTGGCACCCTCTGCGTGGAGTCCGGTGGCCCGGAGCCCGGGGTCGGCTGCGCCGGCCGGGGCATCATCACCAGCATCAACATGCTCGAATCCCTGGGCGCCTACGAGGAGAAGGTGGGGCTCGATTATGCCTTCTACGACGTCCTGGGGGACGTGGTCTGCGGCGGCTTTGCCATGCCGATCCGGGACGGCAAGGCGGAGGAGATCTACATCGTCTGCTCCGGCGAGATGATGGCCATGTACGCCGCCAACAACATCTGCAAGGGCATCATGAAGTTCGCCACCTCAGGCACCGTGCGCCTGGGCGGCCTCATCTGCAACTCCCGCAAGGTGGACAACGAAAAGGAGATGATCGAGAACCTGGCCAAGGAGCTCGGCACCCAGCTCATCTACTTCGTGCCCCGGGACAACGACGTGCAGAAGGCGGAGATCAACCGCAAGACCGTGATCGAGTGGAATCCCGGGGCGTCCCAGGCCGACCACTACCGGGGCCTGGCCAAGGCCATCGACGGCAACGACATGTTCGTGGTGCCCAAGCCCCTGCCCATCGAGAGGCTGGAAAAGCTGCTCATGGATTACGGCCTGATGGACTGAAAACCGAGGCATCCCCTTTATCCAGCCCACCGCGGCCTGCGGGGCCGCCCCAAGGAGACTACCCATGCTCATCATGATTCGAGCCATTGTCAGACCCGAGAAAGCGGACAAGGTCCTCGCCTCCCTCATGGACGCCGGCTTTCCGGCGGTCACCAAGTACGCCGTGGCCGGCCGCGGCAAGCAGCGCGGCATCAAGATCGGCGAGGTGATCTACGACGAGATCCCCAAGGTCATGCTCATGAGCGTTATCAACGAGGCCGACCGGGACTTCTTCGTCGACACCGTCATGCGGGCCGCGCGCTCCGGCGACAAGGGCGCCTTCGGCGACGGCAAGATCTTCGTCTCGCCGGTGGAGGAGTCCTACACCATCAGCTCCGGCGTCAAGGAGACCATGTACGCCGCCGAGGGGGTGCCAGCATGAAAGAGGTCATGGCCATTGTGCGCATCAATATGATGAACCAGACCAAGCAGGCCCTGACCGACGCCGGCATCGACGCCTTCTTCGCCCATGAAGCCCAGGGCCGCGGCAAGGGGTTTGCCAACCCCCAGGTGCTGCAGGGCGCCCGGGAGGGCTACGAGGAGGCCGCGGCGCTCCTGGGCGCCAAGGGCCAGCTTTACCCCAAGCGGCTGGTGACGGCAGTGGTGGCCGACGACCAGGTGGCCCAGGTGGTGCAGGCGCTCATCAAGGCGAACCAGACCGGCAAGCCCGGCGACGGCAAGATCTTCGTGCTGCCGATGGCCGATGCGGTGCGCGTCCGGACCGGCGAGACCGGCCAGAAGGCCATCGCCTGACACCTGCCACAGACACGCGGCCCATGGACGCCATGGACGTCGATGGACAGGATGGACGAGATGGACCGCCTGCTCTCGTCCATCCCGTCCATCAGGTCCATCCCGTCCATCAGGTCCATCCCGTCCAACCCCAAGGAGGCCAGAGCATGGCAACCCCTATGAGCCAGCCCGCAAGCCCTGCCGACGTCAAGGCAGAGCTTCTCAAGCGCTATCCCGCCAAGGTGGCGCGCAAGCGCGCCAAGCAGATCCTCATCAACGAGGCCCAGGAGAACGAGACCCCGGAGATCCTGGCCAATGTCCGCACCATCCCGGGCATCATCACCATGCGCGGCTGCACCTACGCCGGCTGCAAGGGCGTGGTGCTGGGGCCATCCCGGGACATCGTCAACATCACCCACGGCCCCATCGGCTGCGGCTTCTACTCCTGGCTCACCCGCCGCAACCAGACCGATGCCGGCCCGGACGGCGAGAACTACATGACCTACTGCTTCTCCACGGACATGCAGGACTCGGACATCATCTTCGGCGGCGAAAAGAAGCTGGCCGCCGCCATCCAGGAGGCCTACGACCTCTTCCACCCCAAGGCCATCGCCGTCTTCGCCACCTGCCCGGTGGGGCTGATCGGCGATGACATCCACACCGTGGCCAAGCGCATGAAGGAGAAGTTCGGCGACTGCAACGTCTTTGCCTTTTCCTGCGAGGGCTACAAGGGGGTGTCCCAGTCCGCCGGACACCATATCGCCAACAACCAGCTCTTCCGGCACATCGTGGGGGTCAACGACGCGCCCAAGGAAGGTCGGTTCAAGATCAACCTGCTGGGCGAGTACAACATCGGCGGTGACGGCTTCGAGATCGACCGGATTCTCAAGAAGTGCGGCATTACCTGCCTGGCCACCTTTTCCGGCAACTCCACCTACGACCAGTTCGCCTCCTCCCACCAGGCGGACCTCAATGCGGTCATGTGCCACCGCTCCATCAACTACGTGGCCGACATGCTGGAGACCAGGTTCGGCATCCCCTGGATCAAGGTAAATTTCATCGGCGCCCAGGCCACCGCCAAGTCCTTGCGCAAGATCGCCCAGTACTTCGGGGACCAGGAGCTTCTCGCGCGGGTGGAGGCGGTGATAGCCGAGGAGATGCCGGCGGTGGAGAAGGTGCAGGCCGAGGTCCTGCCCCGCACCAGCGGCAAGACCGCCATGCTCTTTGTGGGCGGCTCCCGGGCCCACCACTACCAGGAGCTCTTTGCCGAGATGGGCATGAAGACCATCTCGGCCGGCTACGAGTTTGCCCACCGGGACGACTACGAGGGCCGGCAGGTCCTGCCGCACCTGGAGGTGGACGCCGACAGCCGCAACATCGAGGAGATCGAGGTCACTGCCGACCCCGGCCGCTTCCAGCCCCGCAAGAAGCCCGAGGAGGTGCAGGCCCTGGAGGCGGCCGGTTACCGGTTCAAGCACTACGACGGCATGATCCCGGAGATGGACCGGGGCACCCTGGTCGTCGATGACCTCAACCAGTACGAGGCCGAGAAGCTGGTCCAGATCCTGAAGCCGGACATCTTCTGCGCCGGCATCAAGGAGAAGTACTCCATCCAGAAGCTGGGCGTGCCCATGAAGCAGCTGCACAGCTACGACTCCGGCGGCCCCTACGCCGGCTTTGCCGGCGCCATCAACTTCTACCGGGAGATCGACCGCCTGGTGAACAGCAAGGTCTGGGGGTACATGCAGGCCCCCTGGCAGAAAAACCCCCAGCTGTCGGCCACCTTCGGCTGGGAGTGACACAGCTTCCGCCACGCGGGCTCACCATAACCGTTACGAGGTACCCTCATGCTCCTGCGACATACCCCCAAGGAAATGACGGAGCGGCAGGCCCTGACCATCAACCCGGCCAAGACCTGCCAGCCCATCGGCGCCATGTACGCGGCCCTGGGCATCCACGGCTGCCTGCCCCACAGCCACGGCTCCCAGGGCTGCTGCGCCTACCACCGCAGCACGCTCACCCGGCACTACAAGGAGCCCATCGCCGCAGCCACCAGCTCGTTCACCGAGGGCGCCTCGGTGTTCGGCGGCCAGGCGAACCTGCTCCAGGCCATCCACAACATCTTCACGGTCTACGAGCCGGAGGTCATCGCCGTCCATACCACCTGCCTGTCCGAGACCATCGGCGACGACCTCAAGCAGATCAAGCGCAAGGCCGAGGAAGAGGGCAAGATCCCCAAGGGCAAGCACGTCATCGGCGCCAACACCCCCAGCTATGTCGGCTCGCACGTGAGCGGCTTTGCCAGCATGACCAAGGCCATGGCCATGTGCGCCCAGCGCACCGGCAAGAAGAACGGCCGGGTGAACATCATCCCCGGCTGGGTGGAGCCGGCCGACATGGAGGAGCTCAAGCGCCTCACCGATCTCATGGGGGTGAAGACCATCCTCTTTCCCGACACCTCCGGGGTCCTGAACGGCCCGCTGTCCGGCGAGTACCAGATGTTCCCCCAGGGCGGCGTCACCATGGCGGAGCTTATGGCCTGCGGCGACTCCACCGGCACCCTCGCCCTGGGCGAATGGTGCTCGGCCGACGCCGCCCGCTGGCTGGATGCCAACTGCAAGGTGCCCTGCAAGGTCCTGGAGATGCCCTTCGGGCTGGCCGCCACCGACCGCTTCATCGACGCCCTGCGCACCGTGGCCGGCGTCGCCGTGCCGGAGGCCATCATCCACGAGCGCGGCCAGCTGGTGGACCTCATCTCCGACATGCACCAGTACCTTTTCCACAAGAAGGTGGCCCTGGTGGGCGACCCGGACCAGCTCATCGCCATGACCGAATTCCTGGTCAGCCTGGACCTGTGGCCGGTGCACGTGGTGACCGGCACGCCGGGCGCCAAGTTCGAGGCCCGGATCCGGGAGCTTACCCGGGAGGTGCCCTGCCCGGTGAACGTCCGGGCGGGCGGCGACATGTTCCTCTTGCACCAGTGGATCAAGAACGAGCCGGTGGATCTTCTTGTCGGCAACACCTACTGCAAATACATCGCCCGGGACGAGGACATCCCGTACCTGCGCTGGGGCTTTCCGATCCTGGACCGCCAGGGCCATCAGTACTTCCCCACCGTGGCCTACAAGGGGGCGCTGCGGCTCTTGGAGAAGATCCTCGGCGTGCTCATGGACCGCCAGGACCGGGACGCGCCGGAGCAGTCCTTCGAGCTGGTGATGTGAAGCGGCAACCCATTTTGCAAGGAGCACGCCATGGCCATACCGAAACGACAGATCCTCGTCTGCCAGAGCTTCCGCGCCAAGGGCGGGGACGCCAAAGGCAAGTGCCACAAGCAGACCGACGGCTTTCTCCAGCATCTGGAGGAGGAGATCCTGGACCGGGGCCTCGATTGCCTGGTCACCGCCACCACCTGCCTGAAGCAATGCGACGCCGGGCCGGTGATGGTGGTCCATCCGGACAACTGGTGGTTCCGAGGCGTGACCAGCACCGGGGCCATCGATGCCATCCTCGATGGCCTTGAGGACGGTCGCCCTGCTGCCGACTATCTGATGCCCTGAAAAGAGGCGGCGTCCAGCCGCCGATGATGCCCGGAGGGCCGGCCACCGCCGCAAAGAGGGTAGCCGGCCCTTTGGTGCTGGGAGGCGCGAGCATGGAGGAAACGAGCGGGAAGCGGCTGCCGGATTGGCACCGCTATGTTCGGGACGGCGAGGCCTACCTGGGCACCGCCTTGCAAGGTGCGGCGAAGCGGCCCGGGGTCTTCACCCCGGAGATCCTGCTGGGCCTCACCGCCATGGCCATCGAGAAGCTCATCATGGGCCTTCTCATGCGCCACGGCCAGCTGGCAGAAAACCACACCATGGCCGACCTGGCCGCCGCCCTGGAGCACCTCCTGGGCCCGCTGCCGGCGCTGGTCGGGGAGCTGCTCTTTCTGGACTCCTTCCAGGACCTCTGCCCGCTCACCCCATTTGAGCGCCGGGAGCCCAGCGCCGACGATCTGGCCCGGATTCTCGCCACTGGCTGCCAGGTGCAGGCTTTGGTCACGAAGACGCTGGCAGGATGCGCCGGCGCGGCCGCCTGATCCCGGAAGGGCCTGTGGTGGACGTGCGGAGGCGTGGATGGCCCTGGCGCAACCGCCGGCCTTTCAGGCGCATTCCGCCGGATTGGCGCAGATGCCGTGCAGGAAGACCTTGCTGATGTGGTGGGCAGCCTCTTCCAGGCTGTAGTGGGGGGAGGGCAGCAGCACCCAGAGGCGGGACATCTCGTCCAGGGCGCCGAAGAAGGCGCGCTTGACGATCCCGGGCATGACGTCCGCCCGGAACACCCCTTGCGCCTGCCCCTTGTGGATGATCTCCGAGATGATGTCCACGTACTC from Thermodesulfobacteriota bacterium encodes the following:
- a CDS encoding sigma 54-interacting transcriptional regulator; protein product: MPSRTGTEQLELKALYEIAQLIGSALDLERALAAILGILHDTLRMERATLVLLEEGGRRLAIRASHGLTDQEASRGVYGLDEGVIGKVFRTAEPFVVPDISREPLFLNRTGARTLLPKGEISFLGVPVLLRQEPVGVLTVDRLFGAEVSFSEDIRFLTVVATLIAQFLNLHQAISSRHERLVEENATLKAELADRFQGSRIIGQSKIMEEVFRTIAKVAASAATVLILGESGTGKELVARAIHTGSPRRHGPFIKVNCAALPETLLESELLGHEKGAFTGAVAPKKGRFELADGGTLFLDEVGELPLALQAKLLRVLQERQFERLGGTRTIEVDVRIIAATNQDLHQAAAEGRFRGDLYYRLHVVPVILPPLRERRQDIPLLIEHFLARSNQRNHRHVTLSREALELLVSHPWPGNVRELENVIE
- the nifH gene encoding nitrogenase iron protein, which translates into the protein MRKVAIYGKGGIGKSTTTQNTVAGLVEMGKKVMVVGCDPKADSTRLLLGGLAQKSVLDTLREEGEDVELDDIRKVGFGGTLCVESGGPEPGVGCAGRGIITSINMLESLGAYEEKVGLDYAFYDVLGDVVCGGFAMPIRDGKAEEIYIVCSGEMMAMYAANNICKGIMKFATSGTVRLGGLICNSRKVDNEKEMIENLAKELGTQLIYFVPRDNDVQKAEINRKTVIEWNPGASQADHYRGLAKAIDGNDMFVVPKPLPIERLEKLLMDYGLMD
- a CDS encoding P-II family nitrogen regulator, with the translated sequence MLIMIRAIVRPEKADKVLASLMDAGFPAVTKYAVAGRGKQRGIKIGEVIYDEIPKVMLMSVINEADRDFFVDTVMRAARSGDKGAFGDGKIFVSPVEESYTISSGVKETMYAAEGVPA
- a CDS encoding P-II family nitrogen regulator, with protein sequence MKEVMAIVRINMMNQTKQALTDAGIDAFFAHEAQGRGKGFANPQVLQGAREGYEEAAALLGAKGQLYPKRLVTAVVADDQVAQVVQALIKANQTGKPGDGKIFVLPMADAVRVRTGETGQKAIA
- the nifD gene encoding nitrogenase molybdenum-iron protein alpha chain yields the protein MATPMSQPASPADVKAELLKRYPAKVARKRAKQILINEAQENETPEILANVRTIPGIITMRGCTYAGCKGVVLGPSRDIVNITHGPIGCGFYSWLTRRNQTDAGPDGENYMTYCFSTDMQDSDIIFGGEKKLAAAIQEAYDLFHPKAIAVFATCPVGLIGDDIHTVAKRMKEKFGDCNVFAFSCEGYKGVSQSAGHHIANNQLFRHIVGVNDAPKEGRFKINLLGEYNIGGDGFEIDRILKKCGITCLATFSGNSTYDQFASSHQADLNAVMCHRSINYVADMLETRFGIPWIKVNFIGAQATAKSLRKIAQYFGDQELLARVEAVIAEEMPAVEKVQAEVLPRTSGKTAMLFVGGSRAHHYQELFAEMGMKTISAGYEFAHRDDYEGRQVLPHLEVDADSRNIEEIEVTADPGRFQPRKKPEEVQALEAAGYRFKHYDGMIPEMDRGTLVVDDLNQYEAEKLVQILKPDIFCAGIKEKYSIQKLGVPMKQLHSYDSGGPYAGFAGAINFYREIDRLVNSKVWGYMQAPWQKNPQLSATFGWE
- a CDS encoding nitrogenase component 1, with product MLLRHTPKEMTERQALTINPAKTCQPIGAMYAALGIHGCLPHSHGSQGCCAYHRSTLTRHYKEPIAAATSSFTEGASVFGGQANLLQAIHNIFTVYEPEVIAVHTTCLSETIGDDLKQIKRKAEEEGKIPKGKHVIGANTPSYVGSHVSGFASMTKAMAMCAQRTGKKNGRVNIIPGWVEPADMEELKRLTDLMGVKTILFPDTSGVLNGPLSGEYQMFPQGGVTMAELMACGDSTGTLALGEWCSADAARWLDANCKVPCKVLEMPFGLAATDRFIDALRTVAGVAVPEAIIHERGQLVDLISDMHQYLFHKKVALVGDPDQLIAMTEFLVSLDLWPVHVVTGTPGAKFEARIRELTREVPCPVNVRAGGDMFLLHQWIKNEPVDLLVGNTYCKYIARDEDIPYLRWGFPILDRQGHQYFPTVAYKGALRLLEKILGVLMDRQDRDAPEQSFELVM
- a CDS encoding (2Fe-2S) ferredoxin domain-containing protein; the protein is MAIPKRQILVCQSFRAKGGDAKGKCHKQTDGFLQHLEEEILDRGLDCLVTATTCLKQCDAGPVMVVHPDNWWFRGVTSTGAIDAILDGLEDGRPAADYLMP